A stretch of the Bordetella genomosp. 8 genome encodes the following:
- a CDS encoding cold-shock protein, whose amino-acid sequence METGIVKWFNAEKGFGFIMPESGGKDLFAHFSEIQGGGYKSLEENQRVSFIAGQGAKGPQATKITPL is encoded by the coding sequence ATGGAAACCGGTATCGTTAAGTGGTTCAACGCTGAGAAGGGTTTTGGCTTCATCATGCCTGAGAGCGGCGGCAAGGATCTGTTCGCTCACTTCTCCGAGATTCAGGGCGGCGGATACAAATCGCTCGAAGAAAATCAGCGTGTAAGCTTCATCGCTGGGCAGGGCGCCAAAGGCCCGCAAGCCACGAAGATTACGCCCCTGTAA
- a CDS encoding antirestriction protein, protein MPTGELAVYGWLDRLFEDYHGGYWHYYEIPGSFYMAPTGHDTLRIVWPLNWCNRTMSADAAGIVATLFALSELCQRPQGADLVDKYCALREFASVHAEASAILAAID, encoded by the coding sequence ATGCCGACCGGCGAGCTCGCCGTCTACGGATGGCTCGATCGTCTGTTCGAGGACTACCACGGCGGCTATTGGCACTACTACGAGATCCCCGGCAGTTTCTATATGGCGCCGACCGGCCATGACACGCTGCGCATTGTGTGGCCGCTGAATTGGTGCAATCGCACGATGTCGGCCGACGCGGCGGGTATCGTGGCCACCCTCTTCGCCCTGAGCGAGCTTTGCCAGCGTCCGCAAGGCGCCGACCTGGTCGACAAATACTGCGCCTTGCGCGAATTCGCCAGCGTTCACGCCGAGGCCTCGGCGATCTTGGCTGCCATCGACTGA
- a CDS encoding cation:proton antiporter, whose translation MADPYWFVLLGALLITMVLVGTILARFLLSSAMVYLCLGYALGPGWFGLIAPDLFRHADVLKRVAEAALLISLFTVGLRMGVPIFDRRWVLPLRLAFVSMAFTVGLIALVGVWGLGMSLGEAVLLGGILAPTDPVLASGVKTDRGPEPDHLRFSLAGEGGLNDGTAFPFVMLGLGLLGQHELGGGAWRWVLIDLLWGTVGGLAIGAILGAMIGRLVVYLRTRHRQAVGLDEFLSLGLVALAYGAAQICVASGFLAVFAAGLALQRVEERPSAGSVPLGISRSTGEHADKVLAAHSHYASAAMTRAVHAFNAQLERLAELTLVLLVGAMLAYVSPEAMPWWFTPLFFVLLRPVAVIAGTAGSSHDGYQLAMMSWFGIRGIGSVFYLLFAIRHGISTALAQQLATITLVTVAASIMLHGASVRPLMRR comes from the coding sequence ATGGCAGACCCCTATTGGTTCGTTTTGCTGGGCGCGTTGCTTATCACCATGGTTTTGGTGGGCACGATACTCGCCCGGTTTTTGCTGAGCAGCGCGATGGTCTACCTCTGCCTGGGTTATGCGCTCGGCCCGGGCTGGTTCGGATTAATCGCGCCGGACCTGTTTCGGCATGCCGATGTTCTGAAGCGGGTGGCCGAAGCAGCCCTTCTCATCTCGCTATTCACCGTCGGCTTGCGGATGGGGGTCCCGATCTTTGATAGGCGATGGGTACTCCCGCTTCGCTTGGCATTTGTCTCCATGGCGTTCACGGTAGGGCTGATTGCCCTGGTCGGGGTATGGGGCCTCGGAATGTCGCTAGGGGAAGCCGTACTTCTTGGCGGCATCTTGGCACCCACCGATCCAGTATTGGCCTCTGGTGTGAAGACGGATCGAGGCCCGGAGCCGGATCACCTGCGCTTTAGCCTTGCCGGCGAAGGCGGTTTGAACGATGGCACGGCATTCCCATTCGTTATGCTTGGGTTAGGCTTATTGGGGCAGCACGAACTGGGTGGCGGCGCGTGGCGCTGGGTATTGATAGACCTGCTCTGGGGTACTGTAGGAGGCTTGGCCATAGGAGCTATTTTGGGGGCCATGATAGGCCGCCTGGTCGTCTACCTGCGTACGCGGCACCGCCAAGCCGTCGGGCTGGATGAATTCCTCTCACTTGGTCTGGTGGCCCTGGCCTATGGCGCCGCGCAAATCTGCGTTGCATCGGGGTTTTTGGCTGTGTTCGCCGCAGGACTGGCTCTGCAGCGTGTGGAGGAGCGGCCTAGCGCCGGAAGCGTTCCGCTCGGGATATCGAGGAGTACGGGCGAACACGCCGATAAGGTATTGGCGGCCCATTCACACTACGCCAGTGCCGCCATGACGCGCGCGGTACATGCCTTCAACGCGCAATTGGAAAGACTTGCCGAGCTCACCCTCGTGCTTCTCGTTGGTGCCATGCTGGCCTATGTAAGTCCAGAGGCCATGCCATGGTGGTTCACCCCGCTCTTCTTTGTACTCCTAAGGCCGGTCGCTGTCATTGCCGGCACCGCAGGCAGCTCTCACGATGGCTATCAACTTGCAATGATGTCTTGGTTTGGCATACGGGGCATCGGCTCAGTCTTCTACCTGCTTTTTGCGATTCGCCATGGCATCAGTACTGCGTTGGCACAGCAGTTAGCCACCATCACGCTTGTCACGGTCGCCGCGTCCATCATGCTGCATGGGGCGTCAGTGAGGCCGCTGATGAGGCGGTAA
- a CDS encoding AI-2E family transporter — MPSDSPPPVARLGATEASLLRTLTGLVTAVIVIAGLRFGRELLIPVTLAILLSFLIAPLVGLLSRARLGRHASVLLSALIGLGLSVTVAGIIGAQVGSLASELPKYQAALESKVDRFQAVVIGGADRLISGATSAIKRIGGGHGSADVSSSRARPAANAAPKATQADPAELSTLSFAQRLVAPILGPLETLGIALVVTVFILLQREDLRDRLIRLCGTRDLHRTTTALDEAAHRLSRYFVAQFGINLGAGLVVAIGLSIIGVPGAILLGVITSCLRFVPYIGVWMAAILALALAATGPDWSMLFWTLGLFLAVDLLAGQVMEPWLYGRSTGLSPVAVIIAAIFWSGMWGPVGLILSTPLTLCLVILGRHVEQLQFLDILFGDKPPLTPATTFYQRLLADDPDSAIEQAEELLKSMSLAQYYDGVLVEGLRLARNDALRGVIPPERLTRMKETLDDILDGCVELAQPIPPAGAIAAHARPDTGAQVLCIAGRGIFDEALSTVLVQLLHRGGIAAGTATYARHPDTLAGNIEIGAISEICIISMDAESPRAYLRVLVHRLHERAPLATLSIGLGATEAGDERGHFPPAIGIATLGEYLRRLARVEEGLEPNAASPALLQQS, encoded by the coding sequence ATGCCATCCGACTCGCCGCCCCCGGTTGCAAGACTCGGTGCCACAGAAGCCTCTCTTTTAAGAACGTTGACCGGCTTGGTCACAGCCGTCATCGTGATCGCCGGATTGCGTTTCGGAAGGGAACTTTTGATTCCTGTGACGCTCGCGATCTTACTGAGTTTCCTAATAGCGCCATTGGTCGGCCTGCTCAGCCGCGCCAGGTTGGGACGGCATGCGTCCGTACTTCTGTCGGCGCTGATTGGGCTGGGGCTTAGCGTCACTGTTGCCGGAATCATAGGCGCGCAGGTCGGCTCCCTAGCCTCGGAGCTACCGAAATACCAGGCAGCCTTGGAATCAAAGGTCGATCGGTTCCAGGCGGTTGTTATCGGCGGCGCCGACCGACTGATCTCCGGCGCGACCTCCGCGATAAAACGGATAGGAGGCGGCCACGGCTCGGCCGATGTTTCATCCAGCCGTGCTCGTCCGGCCGCGAACGCGGCTCCGAAAGCGACGCAGGCGGACCCTGCCGAGCTCTCGACGCTCAGCTTCGCCCAGCGCCTGGTCGCGCCGATCCTGGGTCCCTTAGAGACACTCGGCATTGCGCTGGTCGTGACTGTATTTATCCTGTTGCAGCGCGAGGACCTGCGAGATCGGCTCATACGGTTGTGCGGCACACGTGACCTGCACCGGACGACCACGGCGCTCGATGAAGCCGCACATCGCCTGAGCCGGTATTTCGTCGCACAGTTCGGGATCAACCTGGGGGCTGGCCTTGTCGTGGCCATCGGCTTATCGATCATCGGTGTTCCTGGCGCAATCCTCCTGGGCGTAATCACTAGCTGCCTCAGATTCGTACCGTATATCGGCGTCTGGATGGCGGCGATACTGGCGCTCGCGCTAGCCGCGACTGGTCCCGACTGGTCCATGCTGTTCTGGACGCTCGGCCTGTTTCTCGCGGTGGATCTGTTGGCGGGACAGGTCATGGAGCCCTGGCTGTATGGCCGCAGCACCGGACTGTCGCCCGTGGCGGTCATCATCGCCGCGATATTTTGGAGTGGGATGTGGGGCCCTGTGGGCCTAATACTGTCGACGCCGCTGACGCTATGCCTGGTCATCCTAGGTAGGCACGTCGAACAATTGCAGTTCTTGGATATCCTGTTCGGCGACAAGCCTCCACTCACCCCGGCGACCACTTTCTACCAACGGTTACTGGCCGACGACCCGGACAGTGCGATAGAACAGGCGGAAGAGCTGTTGAAATCCATGAGCTTGGCGCAGTATTACGATGGCGTCCTGGTGGAGGGACTGCGTCTCGCACGCAACGACGCGCTGCGCGGCGTTATACCACCGGAGCGCCTGACGCGTATGAAGGAAACCCTTGACGATATCCTAGACGGCTGCGTCGAACTCGCACAACCCATACCACCGGCCGGCGCCATCGCTGCACATGCGCGGCCAGATACCGGCGCTCAAGTACTGTGCATCGCGGGACGGGGGATTTTCGATGAGGCATTATCGACCGTGCTGGTGCAGCTGCTGCACAGGGGAGGCATTGCGGCCGGCACGGCGACCTATGCGCGGCACCCGGATACGCTGGCGGGAAATATTGAGATCGGTGCCATCAGCGAGATTTGCATCATCTCGATGGACGCCGAATCGCCACGAGCCTACTTGCGCGTGCTCGTTCATCGCCTGCATGAACGCGCCCCCCTCGCGACCTTGTCCATCGGCTTGGGGGCGACGGAAGCTGGAGACGAAAGAGGCCATTTTCCGCCGGCGATTGGTATCGCAACGCTCGGCGAGTATCTCCGACGTCTCGCGCGGGTTGAGGAGGGGTTGGAACCTAACGCTGCATCGCCAGCCCTTCTTCAACAGTCATAG
- a CDS encoding DNA methyltransferase: MSRVVLGDCLSVLPTLPDRCVDLVLTDPPYLVNYRDRSGRSIANDKHDEWLMPAFAQMFRVLRDDAFCISFYGWNRVDRFFAAWRAAGFRVVGHMVFAKQYQSKARFLAYRHESAYLLAKGQPAVPAVPLPDVMPWKYTGNRHHPTQKPVECLAPLIEAFSRPRDIVLDPFAGSGSTCVAARRAGRRFYGIEMDPKYHQAAVQRLQLANAERIAA, from the coding sequence ATGAGCCGTGTCGTCCTGGGCGATTGCCTGTCCGTTCTTCCCACCCTGCCTGATCGCTGCGTCGATCTCGTGTTGACCGACCCGCCGTACCTGGTGAACTACCGCGACCGCAGCGGCCGCAGCATTGCCAATGACAAGCATGACGAATGGCTGATGCCGGCCTTCGCGCAGATGTTCCGCGTCCTGCGCGATGATGCCTTCTGCATTTCGTTCTATGGCTGGAATCGCGTGGATCGATTCTTTGCCGCTTGGCGCGCCGCGGGCTTTCGCGTGGTCGGCCATATGGTCTTTGCCAAGCAGTACCAGTCCAAAGCGCGGTTCCTGGCTTATCGGCACGAATCGGCCTACTTGCTGGCCAAGGGTCAGCCGGCTGTACCGGCAGTGCCGTTGCCGGACGTGATGCCGTGGAAATACACCGGCAACCGGCACCATCCGACGCAAAAGCCCGTGGAATGCCTGGCGCCGCTGATCGAGGCTTTCAGCCGGCCGAGGGACATTGTGCTGGATCCGTTCGCAGGCTCCGGGTCGACGTGCGTAGCGGCCCGCCGGGCGGGGCGGCGGTTCTACGGCATCGAAATGGATCCGAAGTATCACCAGGCCGCGGTGCAGCGGCTTCAACTCGCCAACGCGGAGAGGATCGCAGCATGA
- a CDS encoding RsbRD N-terminal domain-containing protein, whose amino-acid sequence MHLAKFIEEEKEAIVEQAVEFARTLTALTSAKEALLRNHIPAILQSIAVDLRTDQSESASIAKSRGESAAGYLTLNSGADEHGLQRAQVGLSLEQVLAEYRALRSSVLRLWATHHSFAEHDISEIQRFNEAIDQAIAESVRAFVAETEKRRELFLAALGHDLRGPLNAVSLTAGAIRHTGPPETHRFVDGYIAERG is encoded by the coding sequence ATGCACCTCGCCAAGTTCATCGAGGAAGAGAAAGAAGCGATTGTGGAGCAGGCTGTAGAGTTCGCGCGCACGCTTACGGCGCTGACCTCGGCGAAGGAAGCGCTGCTCCGGAACCACATTCCAGCGATCTTGCAGAGCATCGCGGTTGACCTCAGGACGGATCAATCCGAGAGCGCTAGTATCGCGAAAAGCCGCGGGGAATCGGCTGCAGGATACCTTACCTTAAATAGCGGCGCCGATGAGCACGGCTTGCAGCGCGCGCAGGTTGGCTTGTCGCTAGAGCAGGTCCTGGCGGAATATCGCGCCCTGCGGTCTAGCGTACTACGGCTCTGGGCCACACATCATTCATTTGCCGAGCACGACATATCTGAAATTCAGCGCTTCAATGAGGCAATAGACCAAGCGATTGCGGAGTCTGTCCGGGCGTTCGTCGCCGAAACCGAGAAGCGGCGCGAGTTGTTCCTGGCAGCGCTTGGGCACGATCTGCGTGGTCCACTGAATGCAGTGTCGCTGACCGCCGGGGCTATCCGACACACAGGACCACCCGAAACGCATCGTTTCGTGGACGGTTATATCGCGGAGCGTGGCTAG
- a CDS encoding DUF2934 domain-containing protein → MPEQLVDVLNDAGRVLHTYRITLATHGETADDAAYVTKALEAAASGHLVPDAELESLSARIHISRGGQLAPEGDEIAPDSETKQRLEQSVRERAYLLWEQAERPEGRADEFWYRALDEHLRERAYTLWVQAGRPEGGADQYWHQITNFQSQ, encoded by the coding sequence ATGCCAGAACAGCTTGTGGACGTACTAAACGACGCAGGTAGGGTGTTACACACCTATCGCATCACCCTCGCGACGCATGGGGAGACTGCCGACGACGCGGCTTACGTGACGAAAGCGCTGGAGGCCGCTGCAAGCGGTCATTTGGTTCCAGACGCTGAATTGGAAAGCCTGAGCGCCCGTATACATATCAGCCGCGGCGGTCAATTGGCACCCGAGGGCGACGAGATCGCGCCCGATTCGGAAACGAAGCAACGGTTGGAGCAGTCTGTTCGAGAAAGAGCGTATCTTCTCTGGGAACAGGCGGAACGGCCCGAAGGTCGTGCAGACGAATTCTGGTACCGAGCTCTTGATGAACACTTACGGGAGCGGGCGTATACGCTGTGGGTTCAAGCGGGACGTCCCGAAGGTGGGGCCGACCAGTATTGGCATCAGATCACCAACTTCCAATCACAATGA
- a CDS encoding response regulator, which yields MLLVDDDDTVRSVTAEMVGMLGHSVPTAASADEALALLDCDGPDVMLVDIGLDGKSGVELARAVRRDRLEIGIVYASRQDTPPGAPPGGTLRKPYRSMEIAAVLKPFLDKISSTHRDNA from the coding sequence GTGCTCCTGGTCGACGATGACGACACTGTGCGAAGCGTTACAGCTGAGATGGTCGGGATGCTGGGTCATTCCGTTCCTACCGCTGCTTCCGCGGATGAGGCGCTGGCATTGCTGGACTGCGATGGACCCGATGTGATGCTGGTTGACATTGGCCTTGACGGGAAGTCAGGTGTCGAACTAGCCCGAGCCGTTCGGCGTGACAGGCTCGAGATCGGCATCGTCTACGCCTCAAGGCAAGATACGCCTCCTGGTGCGCCGCCTGGTGGCACGCTCCGCAAGCCTTATCGCTCAATGGAGATCGCCGCAGTGCTTAAGCCTTTCCTCGATAAGATCTCATCGACCCATCGAGATAACGCTTGA
- a CDS encoding PRC-barrel domain-containing protein, translating to MQRTAISSIFAASRYTLAIVLVAVVPSGTILAQGAPQSITEKRVDVVQLATGYRASKLMGSDVLSGEKDKIGTVDDIIVSPANQEPYAILSVGGFLGVGNRLVAVPFKELHVDDKRLRMDGASKDTLRALPEFRYVKD from the coding sequence ATGCAGCGGACCGCCATCTCTTCGATCTTCGCCGCGTCGCGGTATACCCTCGCAATCGTCTTGGTTGCCGTGGTGCCTTCCGGCACCATTTTGGCGCAAGGTGCACCGCAATCTATTACGGAGAAGCGCGTTGACGTAGTGCAGTTGGCGACGGGCTATCGCGCGTCCAAGCTCATGGGGTCCGATGTTCTGAGCGGTGAAAAGGACAAGATCGGAACCGTGGACGACATCATCGTCAGTCCCGCCAATCAGGAACCATATGCCATACTGTCGGTCGGCGGCTTTTTGGGCGTGGGCAATCGACTGGTCGCCGTACCGTTTAAAGAGCTTCATGTGGACGACAAACGGCTGCGCATGGACGGAGCGAGCAAGGATACTCTGCGCGCGCTCCCCGAGTTCCGCTACGTCAAGGACTGA
- a CDS encoding sensor histidine kinase: MSRLLGSLLDYNLAKLDGHMVLATSIVNLDRECEEELEMLRAANPGARIEFEVAGDCRGVFDESRVREALGNLVSNAVRYGVSSRPIQVKVTGTDNTVELAVTNAVESAIPDTELALLFEPMRRGATNSSRAEERASLGLGLFITKEIARAHGGDVRAVCRDGLVSFGIWLPKTKALSDRLST; this comes from the coding sequence ATGAGCCGCCTGCTTGGCTCGTTGCTTGATTACAACCTGGCGAAGTTGGATGGCCATATGGTCTTGGCGACGTCAATCGTGAACTTGGACCGAGAATGCGAAGAGGAGCTGGAGATGCTGCGCGCGGCGAATCCAGGCGCACGCATTGAGTTCGAGGTTGCCGGAGATTGTCGCGGGGTGTTTGATGAATCGCGCGTCCGTGAGGCCCTAGGTAATCTGGTCTCCAACGCCGTTAGGTATGGTGTGTCCTCCCGTCCCATACAAGTGAAAGTCACGGGGACGGACAATACCGTTGAGCTGGCTGTGACAAACGCTGTTGAAAGCGCGATTCCCGATACGGAACTGGCGCTGCTTTTTGAGCCGATGCGCCGTGGGGCGACAAATAGCAGTCGTGCCGAAGAAAGGGCGAGTTTAGGACTCGGGCTGTTTATCACCAAAGAGATCGCTCGAGCGCATGGTGGCGATGTTCGAGCGGTTTGTCGCGATGGGCTCGTTAGCTTTGGCATCTGGCTTCCCAAGACCAAAGCGCTTTCGGATCGCTTGTCGACGTAG
- a CDS encoding N-6 DNA methylase, whose protein sequence is MAKTSKAQQRRFFNSADEHQKAIVEILRELSRTHGLDRTWSDWTEMSALALANAVDRAQFERREKRYLEIVGHYHKEDLQQLAKAFAHLVQCWEQRVAAGEFGDVLGSTFMMLDMGNSGTGQFFTPYEVSRLMGAIIMGDEHDLASEVGRRGFLRLMEPACGAGGMIISAAHALHDARINYQRAMHVIAIDIDLRCVHMAYLQLALLHIPAIVVHGNALGVEEWEQWYTPAHILGGWTGRLRRRETEDAALALLVTPAGEAAVLPASPGEVAASPAMSRAAGRAAAAGQMTLF, encoded by the coding sequence ATGGCCAAGACTAGCAAGGCACAACAGCGCAGATTCTTCAACTCCGCCGATGAACATCAGAAAGCGATCGTCGAGATTCTGCGGGAGCTGTCCCGAACCCATGGGCTGGACCGGACCTGGTCCGACTGGACCGAGATGAGTGCCTTGGCGCTGGCCAATGCGGTCGATCGTGCGCAGTTCGAAAGGCGCGAAAAGCGTTACCTGGAAATCGTAGGTCATTACCACAAGGAAGACCTGCAGCAACTGGCCAAGGCCTTCGCGCACCTGGTGCAGTGCTGGGAGCAACGGGTCGCCGCAGGCGAGTTTGGCGATGTGCTGGGAAGCACGTTCATGATGCTCGACATGGGTAACAGCGGTACCGGTCAGTTTTTCACGCCCTACGAGGTGTCGCGCCTCATGGGCGCAATCATCATGGGTGACGAACACGACCTGGCCAGTGAAGTCGGCCGGCGCGGATTCCTGCGACTTATGGAGCCGGCTTGCGGCGCCGGCGGCATGATTATCTCCGCCGCCCACGCGCTTCACGACGCCAGGATCAACTACCAGCGAGCCATGCACGTGATCGCGATCGACATCGATCTCCGCTGCGTGCACATGGCGTATCTGCAGCTCGCCCTGCTGCACATTCCGGCGATCGTCGTCCATGGCAACGCTCTCGGCGTCGAGGAATGGGAGCAGTGGTACACGCCGGCGCACATCCTGGGCGGGTGGACTGGGCGCTTGCGCCGGCGGGAGACCGAGGATGCGGCGCTTGCGTTGCTTGTCACCCCAGCCGGGGAGGCCGCGGTGCTGCCGGCCAGCCCTGGCGAGGTGGCCGCATCGCCCGCGATGTCGCGGGCGGCCGGACGGGCGGCGGCGGCCGGCCAGATGACGCTTTTCTAG
- a CDS encoding JAB domain-containing protein: MLCDFLRFGFIPAVARSRWRPVHHFRERTHRVRRALRVTLAQAPLHLREIVKAALAHNAAAIIMAHNHPSGNPEPSGADVTATGEVKTALQLVGVTLPDHLIVAGNAITSLAERHLMP, from the coding sequence ATTCTGTGCGATTTCCTGCGTTTTGGCTTCATCCCGGCCGTAGCACGAAGTCGTTGGCGTCCTGTACATCACTTCCGAGAACGAACTCATCGCGTACGACGAGCTCTTCGCGTCACGCTTGCCCAGGCGCCGCTCCATCTACGCGAAATTGTTAAAGCGGCACTGGCGCACAACGCTGCGGCAATCATCATGGCGCACAATCATCCGAGCGGAAACCCGGAGCCCAGCGGCGCTGATGTCACGGCGACCGGCGAGGTGAAGACTGCGCTGCAGCTGGTGGGCGTGACGCTCCCGGATCACCTCATTGTCGCAGGCAACGCAATCACGTCGCTGGCTGAGCGGCATCTCATGCCCTGA